The stretch of DNA ATTGCCACTCGGGACTCACGCCCAAACGCAGCCGTCCCTAGCTGGTCGGGGGAGTGAGAGGGGGCGAAGAGTATCGATAATGCAAAGTCAATGCAAGATCGGGTCACCGCTGGTCGTCTTTAAAGACAAGCGCGTTGTTCGCTTGCGCTAAATCGAGCTCTCTTAAAAGCATTTTTGGCTGCGTATCTCAAATGCTACTTGCCTGGGAGCGTGCCGTTTTTGACGAACTCGCTGATTTCAGCGCCGAGTTTGATCAATTGCGCTTTGAGCGATTCACACGATGATTCCAGACCATTCCATTCACCTTGATGCGCGTTGTCTTCGATCTCCTGAACAATCTGCGCAGCTGGTTGCGACGGGAACATCCTTAGCAACCCTTTGACAGTATGCGCCGCGCGGCCAGTCGCTGTCGCATCTTGTAACTGCACTGCTTGTTCCAATTTGGTCATTAAAGCTTTGCATTCCTCCACGGAGGCCGAAGCGACTTCGCGCAACAAGTCGTGATCGCCTTGGACCGCGTCCAGTGCGACCGCCCAATCAATGCAGCCGCTGGAGTTGTTTTGTGAATCGCCGTTTGACCCGTTGGTGTTCGTGGCAGCGGAACTGTCAGAAGGTTCCTCAAAAAACTCCGCAATTGCATCGTACAGCAGTGGAATGCGGATTGGTTTGGCAACATAGCCATCCATGCCGGCCTGAAGACATTTTTCTCGGTCCCCCTTCATGGCATGCGCGGTCATCGCCACGATCGGTGTCCGTGCGCGGGGTTGGTGGGGTGTTTTCTTGTCTTTCTCGATGTTACGGATGGCCCCTGTTGCCTCAAAGCCATCCATCACCGGCATCTGTACATCCATCAGCACGAGGTCAAACGGATCACGCTGAAACGCATCCAGCGCCTCTCGGCCGTTGTTGGCAACGGTGACGGTGTGGTTCCACTTTTTCAAAAGTCCGATTGCTAGTTTTTGGTTGGCATAACTGTCCTCGGCCAACAAGATTCTTAACGGGCGGATGTTAGCCATTTCCGAAATGGAGGTTGCCGAACCGGCGGTCGTTTCTTGGGGAACAAGCGCCAATTCCACAAGGATCGCCTGCATCAACTCTTGCCGTTTGACCGGCTTGCTCAACTGCATGCCGATCCCGATTTCCTGGGTCGGAAACTCATCCGAAGCGCGGTCGCCGGAGGTCAAAGCAATCACCGTCACGTCTCGAAAAGACGGCAACTGTTTCGCCCGCCGTACAAATTCGTACCCATCCATGTGCGGCATGTGGATGTCGGTCAGGATCAAAGATATCGGGGCACCGTCGTCATCGGAACGGCGCAACATTTGTAAGGCTTCTTCGCCAGCCGAAGCGACAAGTGGTTGCATGCCCCAATGACTGACCAATTCTTCGAGGATGAGTCGATTGGTTGCATTGTCGTCGACGATCAACACACGCAGGCCTTCGAGTGCTTCAGGGGGCAACGCAACGGCTCGTTTTGTCGGTTCCGTCACTTCTTCAAACCGAGCGGTAAAATGAAATGTGCTCCCCTGTTCCAACTCGCTTTCCACCCATATACGCCCATCCATCAAACCGACAAGCCGCGATGATATCGCCAATCCTAATCCCGTACCGCCAAATTGTCGGGTGGAGGAGGAATCCGCCTGTTCGAATGCGTCGAAAATGTGCTTTTGCTTGTCCGCTGCGATCCCAATGCCGGTATCTTTGACTTGGAAATGCAGGACGACATCTTTATCGTCCCGCGAATCGCAACCGACATTCAATACGACTTCTCCCTCCGTCGTAAATTTAATGGCATTGCCGACAAGGTTCACCGCGATTTGTCGCAATCGTCCGACGTCCCCCAGCAGAAAATTGGGCACGTCGCGATCGATATGATACGCCAACTCGATGTTTTTGCCGTGAGCTCGCATGGCGATCGACTTCATCGCATCGCCGAGACTTTCGTGCAGATCAAACTCAGCGGCAATGAGTTCCAGCTTTTGCGCTTCGATCTTGGAAAAATCGAGGATGTCATTGATGATCGATAGCAACGACTCGGACGAATCGCGGACAATTTGCAACGATTCCCGTTGCGCAACATTGAGCTGTCCATCCAACACCAATTCCGTCATGCCGATGATCGCATTCATCGGTGTCCGGATCTCGTGGCTCATATTGGCCAGGAATTCGCTTTTGGCGCGGTTGGCCGACTCGGCGGCTTCTTTGGCTTCCCGCATCGCATCTTCAGCCTGTTTGCGGCGAATTTCGGCTTCATGCCGTTCCGTGACATCCCAAAAAACCGCTTGCACCTGCACCACGTTACCGCTCTTATCGCGAACAGGCGATTTGCGGACTTCATAATAACGGACTTCGTCGCCTCGGCGGTTCTCTTCGACATCGATAAAGACTTCGCCGGTTTCGATCACACGAAGTTCATCGTGCCGATATTTTTCAGCGTATTCATCGGGATGCAGGTCGCGGTTGGTTCGTCCCAACAACTCCTCAGGAGTCATCTCGACCAACTCGCAATAATTGTTGTTGACGAATGTGATCCGTCCCTGCAGGTCGGTCCGCGTCACATAAATCGGCAAATTGTCGACGAGTGAATGATACAGCCCCTCGGAACCCTTGAGCGCATCTTCAGCCTGCTTACGCTCAGCGACTTCGGATTGCATTTGGGTGTTGGATTGCGAGAGATCTTCTTCTGCTCGCTTTTGACGCGTGACATCGGTCGCGATTCCGCCAATGCGATAGGGGTTTCCATTATCGTCGTCGATCACCGTGACGCAATCCCGTAGCCAACGGATACTCCCATCGGGCCGCACGACACGATATTCCTGTTCAATCTGTCGCTGCCTCGGCAGTAACCTCAGATTCTTGTGGACGATATCTCGATCTTCAGGATGGACCAGTTCCAGCCACAAGCGGGAGTTCGCCACAAAATCAGCCAACGGACGACCGTAAATCCGCTCAGCAGCGCCGTTGAGATACAACAGTTGGTCGCCGGAAAGATCGGTGCACCAAACCAAATCATTGGTCGAAGCCAGCAATTTTGCCAACAATGCCGCCCGTTCCGGAAGGTCCTCGCCATGCACATGCGAGGAATGCGTGTCGTTGTCCATGAGCCTACCTGTTGTCAGTTGGGCCGAATTTCAGAGAAACGGCGGTTCCCCAATCATTGTATCCACACAATGCCGTCAGCCACCAGTTGATTTTCTCCGCGCAGCTTTTAACTGCCTCGCGGTTTCAATCGCTGGCAGGTCCGCCGTTCACGTTGTAACACTGCCCGGTCGTCAGACTCGATTCACTACTCGCCAGATAGTGCACCAAGCCGGCCACTTCCTCTGTTGTGCCCACGCGGCCGACGGGAACGGTGGCGACCAACGAATCCGCCACCGGTTTGGGTAACGATTCCCACATCGGTGTGTCGAGCAGCGCCGGGCTGATGCAATTCGCCGTGATGTCGCCCTTTCCGCCCACCGACTTAGCAATCGATTTGGTCAACGCGATCACCGCGGCTTTGGACGTGCTATAGGGGATCAAATCAGCGTTGCCTTCTTTTCCCGCGACCGAGGCGATGTTGATGATACGCCCGTATTTTCGCTCCAACATTCCCGGCAGCACAGCGTGACAAACCAGAAAGGTGCCGATCAGGTTGACTTCCATTACCTGACGCATGTTCTCAGCATCCAAATCCCAACAGGGACCGATATGGCCGAGGATACCGGCATTGTTCACCACTATTTGCGGCGGGCCGAATTGTTCTTCCAAGTAGCGCAGTCCGCGTTCGACGTCCTCTTCACTGGTGACGCTACCTTGGAGTGCGACACCAGAACATTCCAGGGCAACATTGGCCGCTTTTTCGCCGTCGAGGTCAAACACACCGACCTTTGCGCCGCAGGCCGCTAAACGATACGCAATCGCTTCGCCCAAACCCTGCCCTGCCCCGGTGACAAACGCGACTTTGCCATCGAGCTTAAAAAATGGTCCCCGTGGTTGCTCTGCCATGTCTTGATTTTCTCCAAAAACTCATCATCACATTCAGTGAGCATTAAACGAACGACGATTGGGATACCGCCGCAATTCCGCTAGAACCAGTTTCAAAACCCGGTTGTGCTTGTTCTCGAAACGTACAGAACAGTATCAGTGAAACGCGTCAGAGGGTTTTGAAACTACTTGTAGGAAGTGTAGGAAGTTCGAACCGAAACGGACATGATCGGCCACTGGGTCACTTCGAGAATAGATTTATACACGGTCCCGCAATTTCTGGCCAATTTGCTCAGAGCAAAAGTCGTTCTTGACCCTGCCCCTGAGGGGACCGTAGGATGGATATTAGAACCAGTTTCAAAACCCGGTTGTGCTTGTTCTCGAAACCTTCAGATCAGTGTCAGTGAGACGCATCAGAGGGTTTTGAATCGACTTGTAGTGAATTTGAATGAAAACTCGCAGGAATCGGACCGGCGTTAGGCTATCGCATGTTACGTTGCATTGAACAATCTGGATCAAAACGGCTTGCCGGAGCGCTGCTCGCAGTCTCTGCAATTTTGGCCGGTGCACAGACAATAGCTCGTGCTGATGAGCCGATTCTCTATGGACCGAACCAGCCGCAGATTGAGTATCTAGAACCTGCCGGCGAGGTTTACCACGAAGAGTACCACGGTGTTTATACGGCCCCCATCCCCGAGGGACAACGGTTGTACGGGTTGCGGAATTTTAAGCCGCCGGGCAAAAACATCTATGAACCGCCCCCCATCTACCAGCCACCGGGCCTGTTCCCCGGCCCCTTTTGGCCGTACTACGGTCTGTATGGCTCTGGTTTTTATGGTCCGTATGGCGGCTATTTTTACGGCGGATTTTGAAGCTGGGTTTTCTTCCGCTCAGTGAACTGCTGAGCCTGACTTTGCTAAAAACGATCCCACTAAAAACGATCCCAGCGGAACGACGTGAGGTCGAGCGACGGTTTTCCAGCAACGGTCCATTCGGTCATCAATTCGCCGGTGATTGGCGCCAGTAGCAGGCCGTTTTTGAAATGTCCCGCGGCGACCAAGAAATTGTCGACACCGGGCAGCCGGTCGAGAATTGGTAACCGGTCGGGGGTTGTCGGTCGCGCACCGGTCCAAGCATGCGGGAAGGGAACGTCCTTCAATGCCGGCAGCAAGTCACCCGCCATTTTGGCAAAATCCGCTGTGACTTGTGCATCGGGCGTCGTCGCATCGCCTTCGACCATACTGCCTCCCGTGACGACTTCGCCCGTCAATAATTGAAACACGATCGCCTTACCGAGTACTGTGTTTTTCAACAGCGGCGGTTGGGGTGCGGTTGCGATCATTTGCCCGCTGATTGGTGTCAGCGGCGGGGGCGTCGGTGTCTGGGCAGCGAACCAATCGGCCATCCAACCGGTGGCGGCAATCACGTGGCCGGGTTGAATTGTGCCTGCGGTGGTTTGCACCGATTGCACGCGGCCGTTTTTGACGTCCATCGAAATCGCCCGCGTCTCGCTCGAGAATTGTGCCGTCGATGCCCGCGCGAACGACAACACCGCTTTGACCGGATGAACGTGGGCTTCTGAAGGGTAATGCACGCCCCCAGTGATATCAGACCGCAGATGCGGCTCCAGCAATTTGACCTGTTCGCCATCAATGGCATGCGCCGAAAGTCCCTCGCTCAACAGGTGCATTGCTAGGTCTTCTGGCGAGGTCTCCCAATGCATCGGATCGACCGTCACGAAGCCATTGACCCGCCAATCGAAGTCGAAGCCATCACGGGCGGGGAGTTTGCCCCAGAGGTCACGACTACGGCGCGCGAGGTTTCGAAATGCCTCCGGGTACTCGATTCCTTGTTGATCTGGCCAAATCCCGCCGGCATTCGCTCCACTTGCCAATCCACCCAGCGTTCCCGCTTCAACGACCTGGACCTGCACCCCTTGTTGCGAGAGCGAATAAGCAGTCGCCGCCCCCACAATCCCGCCGCCAACGATCAATACGTCAGGCGTGGTCAGCACCTCGCGCCCCGCGTACGCCCGCAATTCCGCCCGCTCTGTATCGTTGAGCGTCGCAAACCAAATCGAATCCTGTGACATCAATGCTCCTGGTGGGGATTTTCGCGTACCCTTTTTAGCGCAATCTACGCCGATTTGGTCAAAATGGCTCGTCGTCGTACAGAGTCATCTGCGTCGCGCCGCACACTTTCGAAAATAACGCCCTAGCCACCGAAATCAACCGTGACGTTGTCCAATGGATAAATCGGACGTCGTAGATTTTGATAGTCGTAGTTCGCATAGTCAGGGCGGTGGATGCCGGGGGTGTCGGCGTCGAGGATGTGTGTGGCGCATTCGCCAAAGTCCGCCCGAAAGTGAACGGCGCTTTTGACGACGATCAATCGCCGATGCTCGGGGGTGACGCCGATCACGCGGAGCATCTCGCGATCCAGCAATTGTTTGCGATTCGAACTGACGACCACTTCCACCCCGCCGACCAACAATAGCGCCATCGGCCCGAACTCGCCCACGACCCCCTGATTCATCGGGCCGTGATGCACGAAATGACCATCGCACAAGGCACGCACATAGGCAGGTAATTCAATCGGTGTACCGTGCCGGTCGTCCGTTTTGCCGCCGACACGGGCCTCAATCGTCGCTCCGACCCCGGCTTGATGCGCCAGTGCAGCGGTCTCAGGGTCGTGCAATATTCCGACGACGGCGTTCTGAAACTTTGCTTCGATCAGCGCTCGCAACACGACTGTCCCATCGCACGGCGCACCGCCTCCGGGGTTGTCTGAGCCGTCGGCGTAAACGATCGGACCATCGTGTGTCGCGGCAAATTCGATCATTTCGTCAATCGGCGTGAGTTGCGGCTGCAATTCGTCGCGCAAATCCCACAGCCATCCGGCCAATTCCTCCACCTTTTTTTCTGCCAAAGCGGCGTCGTTATTGGTCGTCACCAAACAGGAGACCCCCGCAGCGGAGATGTCGGCGAAAGGGAATCCCATTGCAACGGTTGCGGTTAAGACGCCCGGTTCGTCTTCCATGCGAAACACATTTTGCATCAGACTTTGCATCGGCTCGCGCAGGGTGCATTGCATGGGGGGCATCGTCAGGAGCGGCAATTGCCGATATGCTTGTACGGGCTGAACTTCGCCGCGAATCATGCGGACCAACAATTCGCCCGCCTCGCGGCCCCGTGCCCGCATATCGACGTGGGGATAGGTATCAAAACCAATAATCACATCGCAAGCGTCCGCCATCCGCTGGGTGATATTCGCGTGCAAATCGAGCGTGGCGATGATCGGGATGTCCGGCCCGACCCGTTCACGGACCGCTTCCATAAAAGGCGCTTCGCCATCGTCGCAAGCGGCGGTCACCATAGCGCCATGCAGGTCGAGCAACACACCATCGACCGCCGGTGTCTCTGATAAGCGATCGAGAAACAGATTCAATATCGTGTCAAACGCGGTTGATTCCACCACACCCGAGGGCTGCGCTTTGGCGCAGATCAGTGGAATCAAATCGAACTCAAGCACATCCGCAGCATCGATGTATCCGCCGTGAATCGTCCCGGTATTGCGGTACCGGTCAAAGACCGCTTGCCCCCCGGAGAAGTCCGGTCCGCACCCGCTGTCACGTTCAAAGTCCGCCAATGTGGTGGGTTGATGCGAAAACGTATTCGTCTCGTGCTGTATGCCGCCACTGACTATTCGCATCGGTCCTCCTTGCCGAACTTCGAGATGTAACAATCAACGTGCTACTCACAGTTTGAATGCAGTAGCGCGCTGGCGTGTCGTCTTCGCCCTCACAATTTGCAAAACGGAAGTTTGCCTATTCGTGGTTTGATAGACCACTAGCGACGGATTCGTAGTTTGGCTTTCAAACGACCGCGATTGTAGCTGTATCGGTATCGCACGTGAGCACCGTAAGCTGTCCGTCCTTTGATCTTATAATCCATACGGTAATGGCGGGTGCTGTACCGATAACTCGGTTTCAGGCTGTAATCAAACCGATACCCGTAATCGTAAACACCGACCGGAATCGTCTCGGTATAGACCGGTGCTGGCTCGACATAAACCGGAGCCGGCTGGACGTAGACCGGAGCAGTCGGTACGGCGTAAACGACCGGAGCGGGGTCGTAGATGTAATATGGAGGCGGGGAGCCGACCATGCCGTATTGATAGGTGTACGGGGCCGGGGCGATAAACGACGGCCCCACGCGCCAGTACATGTCTTGAGCATTGGCCGTGCTGGTGAACAGGCTCACGGTCATGACCACAAATGCCGTTGCCGAGACTCGAAGTGCTGCCGATTTCATTGTCGAAGAACTCCCGAAAACGTTCTGGATGCGCCATCAAGCGTCCTCCATAACGCGTCGGAACTCAGACTACCATAAAATAGGTCGGTTTGGCAAACCTGGGGGGATCCTGCCGGTTCTTCCGCCGATCACGGCAGTTCTCCGCCGTGACCGTTAGTTTCGCTGTGCATCAAATGCGCGCAACTGGCGGATTCGTCGTGTCTCCGTGAGCGCCGACTTGGCCCGCGAGATCAGATCTGCCGCATCATCGACCTGCAAGACCCGTACGGCCAACTGGAACAGAGACTCGGAACGGTCCCAGCGTTGTTGGACTTCGTACATGGCGGCCAGGTTCATCAGATCGCAACCGATTGCGCGGACGTCGTTCAATTGCCGATGCAATTTCAGGGCGCGGCGCAAGCAATGAATGGCCGAACGGTAATTCCGTTGCAAGCCATGAACGATTGCCAAATTCCCATAATCCGCTGCTTGTCCTGCCTGCGAATTGGCAGCCGTTTCCAGCGCCAACGAACGCAGCAATAGATTCTCGGCGAGCGATAAATCACCGGCAGCAATGGCATCGACAGCCAAGTTTCCCAAATCCGCCGCGAGATCGCCTTCGAGTGCATGGTCAATTCCCATGGCTAAAGAGCGACGTTGCAGCACGACCGCCGTATCATACTCGCCCTGCTGTCGATGCAGACAGGCCAGTTGATTGACGGCCATCGCCCGCAGTTGCGGCATGTCAGCCGATTCTGCAGATCGTAGTACTTGCTGGTATTGCTGAATCGCCGTTTGTGTCTCACCGGCATGCGCCAGAAATTCCGCATACTCCAGCCGAACGCAGATTTGATCCGCATCAGCCAGTTGGGCCTCGAATTCCGCACGGACTTCGTGCATTCCACGTCCTGGCGTAAGCCA from Symmachiella dynata encodes:
- a CDS encoding response regulator — protein: MDNDTHSSHVHGEDLPERAALLAKLLASTNDLVWCTDLSGDQLLYLNGAAERIYGRPLADFVANSRLWLELVHPEDRDIVHKNLRLLPRQRQIEQEYRVVRPDGSIRWLRDCVTVIDDDNGNPYRIGGIATDVTRQKRAEEDLSQSNTQMQSEVAERKQAEDALKGSEGLYHSLVDNLPIYVTRTDLQGRITFVNNNYCELVEMTPEELLGRTNRDLHPDEYAEKYRHDELRVIETGEVFIDVEENRRGDEVRYYEVRKSPVRDKSGNVVQVQAVFWDVTERHEAEIRRKQAEDAMREAKEAAESANRAKSEFLANMSHEIRTPMNAIIGMTELVLDGQLNVAQRESLQIVRDSSESLLSIINDILDFSKIEAQKLELIAAEFDLHESLGDAMKSIAMRAHGKNIELAYHIDRDVPNFLLGDVGRLRQIAVNLVGNAIKFTTEGEVVLNVGCDSRDDKDVVLHFQVKDTGIGIAADKQKHIFDAFEQADSSSTRQFGGTGLGLAISSRLVGLMDGRIWVESELEQGSTFHFTARFEEVTEPTKRAVALPPEALEGLRVLIVDDNATNRLILEELVSHWGMQPLVASAGEEALQMLRRSDDDGAPISLILTDIHMPHMDGYEFVRRAKQLPSFRDVTVIALTSGDRASDEFPTQEIGIGMQLSKPVKRQELMQAILVELALVPQETTAGSATSISEMANIRPLRILLAEDSYANQKLAIGLLKKWNHTVTVANNGREALDAFQRDPFDLVLMDVQMPVMDGFEATGAIRNIEKDKKTPHQPRARTPIVAMTAHAMKGDREKCLQAGMDGYVAKPIRIPLLYDAIAEFFEEPSDSSAATNTNGSNGDSQNNSSGCIDWAVALDAVQGDHDLLREVASASVEECKALMTKLEQAVQLQDATATGRAAHTVKGLLRMFPSQPAAQIVQEIEDNAHQGEWNGLESSCESLKAQLIKLGAEISEFVKNGTLPGK
- a CDS encoding SDR family NAD(P)-dependent oxidoreductase, which encodes MAEQPRGPFFKLDGKVAFVTGAGQGLGEAIAYRLAACGAKVGVFDLDGEKAANVALECSGVALQGSVTSEEDVERGLRYLEEQFGPPQIVVNNAGILGHIGPCWDLDAENMRQVMEVNLIGTFLVCHAVLPGMLERKYGRIINIASVAGKEGNADLIPYSTSKAAVIALTKSIAKSVGGKGDITANCISPALLDTPMWESLPKPVADSLVATVPVGRVGTTEEVAGLVHYLASSESSLTTGQCYNVNGGPASD
- a CDS encoding NAD(P)/FAD-dependent oxidoreductase, whose amino-acid sequence is MSQDSIWFATLNDTERAELRAYAGREVLTTPDVLIVGGGIVGAATAYSLSQQGVQVQVVEAGTLGGLASGANAGGIWPDQQGIEYPEAFRNLARRSRDLWGKLPARDGFDFDWRVNGFVTVDPMHWETSPEDLAMHLLSEGLSAHAIDGEQVKLLEPHLRSDITGGVHYPSEAHVHPVKAVLSFARASTAQFSSETRAISMDVKNGRVQSVQTTAGTIQPGHVIAATGWMADWFAAQTPTPPPLTPISGQMIATAPQPPLLKNTVLGKAIVFQLLTGEVVTGGSMVEGDATTPDAQVTADFAKMAGDLLPALKDVPFPHAWTGARPTTPDRLPILDRLPGVDNFLVAAGHFKNGLLLAPITGELMTEWTVAGKPSLDLTSFRWDRF
- a CDS encoding M81 family metallopeptidase; its protein translation is MRIVSGGIQHETNTFSHQPTTLADFERDSGCGPDFSGGQAVFDRYRNTGTIHGGYIDAADVLEFDLIPLICAKAQPSGVVESTAFDTILNLFLDRLSETPAVDGVLLDLHGAMVTAACDDGEAPFMEAVRERVGPDIPIIATLDLHANITQRMADACDVIIGFDTYPHVDMRARGREAGELLVRMIRGEVQPVQAYRQLPLLTMPPMQCTLREPMQSLMQNVFRMEDEPGVLTATVAMGFPFADISAAGVSCLVTTNNDAALAEKKVEELAGWLWDLRDELQPQLTPIDEMIEFAATHDGPIVYADGSDNPGGGAPCDGTVVLRALIEAKFQNAVVGILHDPETAALAHQAGVGATIEARVGGKTDDRHGTPIELPAYVRALCDGHFVHHGPMNQGVVGEFGPMALLLVGGVEVVVSSNRKQLLDREMLRVIGVTPEHRRLIVVKSAVHFRADFGECATHILDADTPGIHRPDYANYDYQNLRRPIYPLDNVTVDFGG
- a CDS encoding tetratricopeptide repeat protein, with protein sequence MHEVRAEFEAQLADADQICVRLEYAEFLAHAGETQTAIQQYQQVLRSAESADMPQLRAMAVNQLACLHRQQGEYDTAVVLQRRSLAMGIDHALEGDLAADLGNLAVDAIAAGDLSLAENLLLRSLALETAANSQAGQAADYGNLAIVHGLQRNYRSAIHCLRRALKLHRQLNDVRAIGCDLMNLAAMYEVQQRWDRSESLFQLAVRVLQVDDAADLISRAKSALTETRRIRQLRAFDAQRN